Proteins from a genomic interval of Neoarius graeffei isolate fNeoGra1 chromosome 24, fNeoGra1.pri, whole genome shotgun sequence:
- the LOC132872541 gene encoding uncharacterized protein LOC132872541: protein MELNIKVLSGEMRTIFVNPNDTIGKLKEQIARLFKARPSRLKLSITNGQILQLDHDQKTVSDYGLSSGCTVMLLISTTPVPFQVFVKNEKGQTKTYDITDDETVDQLMAKIHQKEGTPVDQQRLIYSGKQLDSGKKLEYYNIVSGSTIHMTLRLRGG from the coding sequence ATGGAGCTGAACATTAAAGTCCTGAGTGGAGAAATGCGGACCATCTTTGTGAATCCAAATGACACTATTGGCAAACTCAAGGAACAAATTGCCCGACTCTTTAAAGCAAGGCCTTCACGGCTGAAGCTTTCCATCACCAATGGACAAATCTTGCAGCTAGACCATGATCAGAAGACGGTGAGCGATTACGGGCTGAGTTCAGGATGCACTGTGATGCTCCTGATCTCCACGACCCCCGTGCCCTTTCAAGTGTTCGTGAAGAACGAGAAGGGACAGACAAAAACATACGACATCACTGACGATGAGACtgttgatcagttgatggcaaagATCCACCAGAAAGAAGGAACACCAGTAGACCAGCAGCGGCTGATCTACAGTGGCAAACAGCTCGACTCTGGCAAGAAGCTGGAGTATTACAACATTGTTTCTGGAAGCACCATTCACATGACCCTCCGTCTACGTGGAGGCTGA